From a region of the Coprococcus comes ATCC 27758 genome:
- a CDS encoding SEC-C metal-binding domain-containing protein, with amino-acid sequence MSTLLEQWRDTAYSKEMDKASLQKFWGTYFQTEKEIYEKLLENPDEEVKGTVKELAEKYGINVFTMTGFLDGINDSLKVANPIETMDEDTEVSLAFDKELLYKNMVDAKADWLYELPQWDKIFTEEKKKVLYKEQKNARTIHVEKKVYPNDPCPCGSGKKYKKCCGKNK; translated from the coding sequence CGCTTACTCGAAAGAGATGGATAAAGCTTCTCTGCAGAAATTCTGGGGAACCTATTTCCAGACTGAAAAAGAGATCTATGAAAAGCTGCTTGAGAATCCGGACGAAGAAGTAAAAGGAACTGTAAAGGAACTTGCTGAAAAATATGGCATTAATGTATTTACAATGACAGGATTCCTTGATGGAATCAATGACAGCCTGAAAGTGGCTAATCCAATTGAAACAATGGATGAGGACACTGAGGTAAGTCTTGCTTTTGATAAAGAACTGCTTTACAAGAACATGGTAGATGCAAAAGCTGACTGGCTGTATGAACTGCCACAGTGGGATAAGATTTTTACAGAAGAAAAGAAAAAAGTCCTTTACAAAGAACAGAAAAACGCACGTACAATCCACGTAGAAAAGAAAGTTTATCCAAACGATCCATGTCCGTGCGGAAGCGGTAAAAAATATAAAAAATGCTGTGGTAAGAACAAATAA